The Rathayibacter caricis DSM 15933 genomic sequence AACGCCTCGGTGCAGAGGCGGTCGCGGGTCGCGGCGTCGGAGTGGACGGCCGCGACGGACGCGGAGAAGAGGGTGCCGAAGCGATCGAAGAGCGCGGCGAACGCGGCACGGTCGCCGGTGGCGGCGGAGCGGAGCAGGCGCGCGGCAGCGATCCCGACCGAGTAGACCTCGCTCGCGACCTCGTCGTCGGTCCCTGCACTCACAGGCTCAGCGTGTCACCGCGGCGTCAACGGCGTGAGCAGTTGCGCCCGCGGGCGCTGCGGAGTAGGAGCGATCGCTCCGGGGCAGGAGGGCGCGGGTCAGAGACGCGGCCAGCGCGCGCGGGCGAAGCAGAAGACGCCGTACGCGATGAGGCCGATCGCGACGAAGCCGAGCAGGAACACGCCGAACGGCAGCTCCGTCAGCGACTTCAGCGCCTCGTCGAGGCCGCCTGCCTGCTCCGGATCGTGCTTCACCGCGGCGACGATCAGCAGCACGCCGAGCGCGCCGAGGACGATGCCCTTGGCGGTGTAGCCGACGATGCCGAGCCAGGTGACGACGGTGCCCGCGGTGCCACCGGGCTCCGCGACGTTCTCGAGGAACTTCTTGCTGACGCCCCGGTAGACGAAGACGCCGCCGACCGCGAGGACGATCACGCCCACGAGCACCAGCAGGACGACTCCGCCCGGAGCCGACAGCAGCTGAGCGCTCGCGCTCTCGGACGACTCGGACGAGCTCGATCCGTCGCCCATCGCGAAGCGCAGCGCGGTCACGCCGAGTGCGGCGTAGACGACGGCCTTCGCCGCCTCCTTCAGCCTGCTGCCCCACTTCTTCAGCTCGGTGTCGCCCTTGACGACGAGGAACGCCTCGAGGATCCCCCACAGTGCGAGGCCGAAGAGGCCGACCGTGCACACCCAGAGCACCACGGTGCCGCCGGGGGTGGAGGAGAGGGCGCCGAGCGCGCCGGACTGGTCGGCCGATCCTCCGCCGCCCCGCGCGACTTGGAGGGCGATGACGCCGATGAGGATGTGCACGAGACCGTTCGCGGCGTAGCCGAACCGGGCGAGGGTGCGCACCGCCGTCGAGTCCTGCGCGTCGTCGGCCGCCTGCTTGGCCTGGGTACCACTCGGAGTGTTCACAGGCGGGACGCTACGCGTTTCCACAGGCCCCCACATCCCCTTGCGCTGTGTTCCCGCGGTCCGGTGGCCCTGTGGAGGAGTTGTCCCCACGGTTGTCCACAGTTCTCCACAGGGTTGTCCACACCTGTGGATTCGCTAGAACGGCTAGACGTCGACGGCGCGGACCAGGCCGTCCTGGACGGCGCCGAGCCAGTCGTAGACGCTGCGGATCGCGGCCGCGTTCTCGTCCTCGGGCTCGAGCCCGTCGTCGGAGTCGAGGATGCCGAGGCGGGCGGCGAGCGCCAGGCGCATGTCGGTGAGCGCGCGCATCCACGAGAGCGCCTGCGGATCCTCGAGGCGCACCGAGATCTCGCCGAGGCCCGCGAAGACGCGTCCGTGCCCGGAGTCGTCCCCCGCATCGAGCGCGGCGGTCACGGACCGTGCGTCGTCCATCTTGCGTCCGGCGAGATCGGGGGCGGTGAATCGCCGGAACTCGGCGGCGGCCTCGGCGTCGTCGCGGTAGGCGTCGGGGAGCAGGCGCGCGAGTGCAGGATCGGTGCGGGCGAGGTCGTCGTCGACGCTGCGATCGAGCAGCTCGAGCATCTCGCCGGCGAGGTGGCGGAGGATCCCCGCCTCCTCCCGGTCGAAGCGGGCGACGGCGGCGCCGGAGGAGTCGCGGCGGAAGGCGCGCATCAGCGGGGGGCTCTCGAGGGGGACGCGTCGACGCTCCGGTGGCCGGCGGCGGAGGCCGTGCTCATGCGTCGGCCTTCTGCAGCGTCGCCCACAGGCCGTAGCCGTGCATCGCCTCCACGTGCCGCTCCATCTCCTCGCGATTGCCCTGCGCGACGACCGCGCGACCCTCGGTGTGGACCTGCAGCATGAGGCGCTCGGCCTCGGCGCGGCCGAAGCCGAAGTAGCTGCGGAAGACGTACGACACGTACGACATGAGGTTCACGGGGTCGTCCCAGACGAGCACGATCCACGGGACGTCCGCGGCGGAGCGGGTGCGCAGCCGCTCATCGGGGCGCTCGATGGTCTCAGGCACCCGTCCAGCCTAGGTCGCGGGCGGGCGGAGGGAGCGGCGCGCGGCGACTCCTCGAGAGTTGTCGTACTCGGGGCTCGAGTACGACGACTTCTGCGGAGTCGGGGCGGCCGAGCGCGCGGGTCTCCAGAAGTTGCGGGAAGCGCGAGCGGTTACCGCAACTTCTGGAGAAGCGA encodes the following:
- a CDS encoding DUF1206 domain-containing protein, producing the protein MNTPSGTQAKQAADDAQDSTAVRTLARFGYAANGLVHILIGVIALQVARGGGGSADQSGALGALSSTPGGTVVLWVCTVGLFGLALWGILEAFLVVKGDTELKKWGSRLKEAAKAVVYAALGVTALRFAMGDGSSSSESSESASAQLLSAPGGVVLLVLVGVIVLAVGGVFVYRGVSKKFLENVAEPGGTAGTVVTWLGIVGYTAKGIVLGALGVLLIVAAVKHDPEQAGGLDEALKSLTELPFGVFLLGFVAIGLIAYGVFCFARARWPRL
- a CDS encoding DUF2017 domain-containing protein; its protein translation is MRAFRRDSSGAAVARFDREEAGILRHLAGEMLELLDRSVDDDLARTDPALARLLPDAYRDDAEAAAEFRRFTAPDLAGRKMDDARSVTAALDAGDDSGHGRVFAGLGEISVRLEDPQALSWMRALTDMRLALAARLGILDSDDGLEPEDENAAAIRSVYDWLGAVQDGLVRAVDV
- the clpS gene encoding ATP-dependent Clp protease adapter ClpS, which translates into the protein MPETIERPDERLRTRSAADVPWIVLVWDDPVNLMSYVSYVFRSYFGFGRAEAERLMLQVHTEGRAVVAQGNREEMERHVEAMHGYGLWATLQKADA